The sequence ACTGCCCTGGAGCGGGAGGGTCGTAAAGGCACCCCCGCCCGCCGGCATCGAGTAGAGGAGGGGTGAGCCGCCGGGGGGGTCGGACGGGCCAAGCACGTACACCCTGCCGTTGGCTGCCGTCAGCCCTTGAGCGGACTGCCGCGGCTCGGTCAGGGGATCGTTGACGGGCATCACGGCGGCCGCGCCGGTCCCGTCGGTCTTCACCGAACCCACCTCGAGCTTCTGGCTGAAGTACGTGTGGTTGATGGCGTAATACAGTGTTCCGTTCGCCAACGCGATGAGCCCGGGGCCGGGCGCCGCGGCCGTGAGCACCTTCTCGGGCGCGCTGGGAGGCCCGGCGTCCACGCCGCCTTCGGCTCCGCCCTCGGCGCCCCCTTCAGCGCCGCCGTCGAGCAGCGCGCCGACGAGCGTGGCGCAGCGGCCTTCCGTCGCGGTGAACGCCCCGACCGAGCCGTTTGGAGCGGTCAGCGTGCCGGTGAGGGTGCCGGAGCGGGCCGTGCCGGCCACTCGCGCGCCGTTCCCTTCGACCGAGATCTCCCCCCCGCGAGAGGTGCCGGTGATGAGCACTTCACGGGGCCCGCCTGCGAGCGCGTAGGCCGCCCCGGCGCGATCGCCGAACGTGAACGCGCTGACGAGGCCGCGCGCGGGAGCCGCGGTCTCTCCGCAATACACGCGCACCTCCAGGAGCTCCCGGAGCAGCACGAACGGCACCGGGCCGAAGGGCGTGGTCGCCGGCGGACCCGTGATGACGCCGCTCTCGAGCTTGCCCGAGAAGGAGATTTCTCCTTTCGGCGACGAGCCACGGAACGTCACGGTCTGGCTTTTGGGGTCGAAGGTGCCCTCGAGCGTGATCGGCAGACCGAGCGCGCTCGACGTGAGGGTGCCCGTCACCGTGACGGGATCGCCGTTGGCGAGCGTGCGCACCGACCGCGTGTTCGCCGCACCGCCGATCGTGAGCTTGAGGTCGGCCGCGAAGCCGTCGCCGACCATGGCGCCCTTGTAGGCCCCAGAAGCGTCAGTGGAGCTGGGCTGTGTCGTCCCGGGCGGGGGCTCGGAGCTTCCGCAATGGGTCGCCGCGGCGCCCGTGACCATCAGTAAGGAACAAAGCACGATCGGCCTGAGGCGCATGACTTCTCCCTCGTCGGCTCTGTGGAGCCGATCTCGCATGGACTCGGGTAGAGGCGCGCGCGCGCGGGAATGTGAACCCTTTAGGCGAAAAAAAACCTCGAGGCGCCACGAACGTCAGCAAATTCGACAACAGAGTCGACGCTGTATGACGCGCCTGGATGAAATTCGGTTACCGCAGTGGAAGGGGCTGGTTGGTCAGGTCACAGGGGAAAGACGTGAATCTGTTTGAAGGGAGCTGCGAGGCGTCGGATATCGGTGGGGTCGCCGGTGGCGATGACGGCGGAGTGAAAGGAAAGGGCGGTAGCGACGACGAAGGCATCGACGGCGTGTGCGGAAGAGAGCTTGGATTTGGCGAGGAGGTGTCCGGCGGAGCGAGCGATGGACCTTGAGAGGTCGGAGACGAGGATGCCGCGAGAGTTGAGGAGGTGGTCGAGAGGAGCGTCGAAGCGAGGACCACGGTAGAGCTCAGCAAGGACAGGAGCGGGAACGCGGACGAGTGCGCCGGAGTCGCGAGCGACGAAGAGGATGGCGCGAGCGCGCTCAAAGAGAGAGGCCCGAGCGGAGGGGTTTGCGAGGGCGTTGAGGGCCTCGGAGTCGAGGATTAGCGCTTGGGCCATGCCTTGCGAGCCTGAGCGAGGGCGGAGGGAGAGATGGGGCCATGTTCGCGCTCGAGGTCGTCCAAGAAGGAGGAGAGCTGCTCGCGCTCGAGCTCGTGTGCGATGGCGCGAGCAACGAAGCCGGAGAGCCCGCGTGGCCCAACGCGACGGCGTACGGCGCGAGCGAGGTCACCGGGGACGCTGACGGAGAGCTTGGCTGCGGGCTCAGTCATGAACAAGTCCTGCCATAGTAGGAGTGTGGAGACAAGCGGCGCGCTGAGAGCGCGGACGTTCTGCGCGGGCGCCGCCGGTCGTGGAGCGCGTCTGCCAAGCACGTCGCGTCGAAGGCCTCCCAAGGCGGTCCACGCCCCGTCGGGCGCAAGGGAGGCCTTCGGCGAACCCGCGTTTGCGTGACAGGTCGCGAGCCGATGGGCTCGTCGTCCTTCGGGACGCCGTCGCCCCGAATTTCACCTACAGTCGAACCCGGCGACGCCGCCCGGACACGTGGCCGGCCCTTGGCCTTCCTACCCCACCCTGCCAGCGCTTCCTACGCTCCCCGGCCGAAGGCGCGCGCGCGGTGACCCAGGATCACGAACAAATGATTGAGTATGTCGCGATGGTCATCCCCCCGAAGCCGTTCGATTTCGCCGCTCTTGAGGTCCAGGTTCGCAGGGCCGCGAGGCAAGCCTTCAAGGAGATCGCGTCGGCACACCCCGAAGAGCAGCTGTGCGCCTTCGCCCTTTACAGCGACGACGGCGCGATGACGGTGTGCCCATCGATCAACACCACCCAGCACCTCGCCGCGATGCAGCGCCAGCATCCTGACGAGGCCATGTACTACAAGTTCGCCACGCCGGAGTGGAAGTACGAGGCGACGGGCGCGGACGCCGCGTTCCGTGCGATCTGCCTGAACGTCCGCACGCAGGCGCTCGCCTTCGAAGGCGTGTCGAAGGCGGATGCGAAGACGCTCGCCGGCGTCAGCCCACTACGCGCGCGGCCCGCCCCGCGCGGCTTCGCAACCTTCAAGCGTGCGCTGTTCGAAACGTGTTTGCGCGTGCTCGAGTCGCTACGCTCGGATCGGTTGTTCGCGGGGGTGACGCTCGTGTTCGCGGTGTCGGACACCGATTCGAGCGCTCGGCGCGAGCTGGCGATGATCAAGCGCCTCAACGACAAGGCCGTGGTCGACGAGTTCCGGCGCTGGACGAAGACCTGGGCGCAGTGAGAGCTGACGTATCTCTCTCGTGCCTTCTGGGAGGCCCACCGTCATCGCTGTCGTGCCTTGGCCAAGAGGTTGGCTCTCATGAACGCGAGGAGCGGGTACGGACTCGGCATGATGGTGACGCGAGCGAGGGGAGGCGCAGTCGACGTAGATGTGCGGCGCTGTAGGTGAGGGCCGGGCGGTGCAGACTCGGCACGATGATGTCGTGAGCGAGGGGGAGGCGCTGCCAACCCGGCAGCGCGGCGCCCGCATCGACATCGACGGCCCGAGCTACCGGCAACACGTCGCGAAGACTCGTGCCAGCGAGCCCAAGCCGGCGACCTGACCTCCTCTTCGACGGCGCGCTTACGGCGGCGGTGGATCAGTATCCCGCCGCCGTTGTCGTTTCCCAAGGCCTCGGGGTGGATCTGCGAGTGCGCCGTGATTGGATCTCTCTCAGGCCGCCGCTGAAGTACGGGTCGAGCTTGCTCGCTCGAGCCGGACGCTCCTTCGGGGTGACAGTGTCCGCATCGAGCACTCGCTCGACGACCTCGTGGGGGCCCAACGGGGGCGGGCCAGGGGCGCCCCGGGGCGGGGGGGCCCGCCCGGGGGGGGGGGGGGGGGGGGGGGGCGGGGGGGGGGGGGGGGGGGGGGGCACGGGGGGACCGCGACGCTGTAGTGAGCACGCCCCTGTGAACTGAGGGGGCCGCTTGGCGTTCGCGACACGTTTCGTGAGGGGCGATGGACAAAGCCCCTCCGAAAACTCGCCACCATTGGTGAGTTCAGGGAGGGTCCGTCTCCGACTGAGAGAGTCGAGGAGGACGGATGGTGGAGAGGGTGAGCGAGATCGCGGACGAGGACAAGTTCCACGCGAAACTGTTGGAGATCGACGTCGCGGCGGCCTGGGCGGTGCGGAGCGGCCGGTGCAGTCGGCCGGGGTGCGGGGGGCGGCTGGACGTGGCGAACTACCCGCGCAAGGTCCGCGGGGTCGGCGAAGGGGCGGCCATCGCCGGGCGGTACGATTCGCGGCTGTCGCTGTGCTGCTCGGTGCGTGGCTGCCGGAGGCGCGCGACACCGCCGTCGGTGCGGTTCCTGGGCCGATTCGTGTACGCGATGCGGGTCATGGTGGCGTGGGCGGCCCTGCGCGGAGTGGCGTCGAGGGCAGCCCCAGCGGTCGCGTCGACGTCGGCGGCATCGCGGCAGACGACGAGGCGCTGGGAGGGCTACTGGGGGCGGCTCAGGCAAGACGCGAGCGTGACGCTGCTGGTCGCGGCGCTGGTCGTGTCGGCGGGCCCCGTGGCCCCGAACGTGGTTGTGGCTCTGATGCGGTCCGCGCACGGCACCGAGGCGGAGCGCGCGGTGACGACGCACCGGCTGCTGGCGCCACTGACGACGGCGACGGTTCCCCCCGAACGGGCACGTTCGGCGATGGTTGGGTGACCGCACGCAGAGGACGGTCGTAGACGGGACCGTCTTGATTTCTAGGGTTGTCGCACACGCGCAGGAGGACCTGCGCAGGAGGACGACCGAGATGAACGACAAGAGCCACGAGTCAGCCCGGATGAAGTGGGCGAGGTTTCGCTTCACGATCGTGGGGCCATTGCTGTCCTGCCCACCGGACGTGGGGAGCTGCGCGAGCACGTCGAAGCGCTCGCTTCGCGGCGCTGGGAGCACCCGACGACCCGCGAGTCGCTGCGCTACGGCGCGTCGACGATCGAGCGTTGGTACTACGCGGCGAGGAACGCGAAGACGGACCCCATCGACGCGCTCGCGCGCAAGGTGCCGTCACACGCGGGCACGCGCCCATCGCTCGGGGCCGCGTTGCGGGAGGCGCTCGCCGTGCAGTACCGCGCCCACCCGAGCTGGACGTACGCGCTTCACCACCAGAACCTCGCGGCGCTGGCGAAGGCGGACGCGACGCTAGGCGAGGTGCCGAGCCCCGCGACGATCGCGCGTCACATGCGCCAGCAGGGGATGGTCAAACAGCGTCGTCGCAAGCGCAAGCGCGGCGAGGTGTCGGCCTTCGAGCCGCGCGAGCGGCGCAGCTTCGAGGTGACCCAGGTGCACGGGCTCTGGCACGCCGACTTCCACGAGTGCTCGCGCGCCATCGCGCTCGCCGACGGGAGCTTGAAGCGGCCTCAGCTATTGGCCTTCATGGACGACGCCTCGCGCCTGATCTGTCACGCGCAGTGGTACCTGGATCAGACGACCGAGGCGTGGGCGCACGGCCTGTCGCAGGCGATCCTCAAGCGGGGCCTGCCGCGCGCGCTGCTGACGGACAACGGCTCGGCCATGATGGCCGCTGAGAGCACCGAGGGGCTGGCGCGTCTCTCGATCGTGCACCACACGACGCTGCCGTACACGCCTGAGCAGAATGGCAAGCAGGAGAGCTTCTGGGGGCTGGTGGAGGGGCGCCTGATGGCGATGCTCGAGGGCGAGGCGGAGCTCACGCTCTCGAAGCTCAACGAGGCGACGCAGGCGTGGGTGGAGCTCGACTACCACCGCAAGCGTCACAGCGAGCTCGGCACGACTCCCCTCGAGCGTGCCATGCGCGGTCCGCTTGTCGCGCGCGAGGCTCCCTCGATGGATGTCCTGCGTCGAGCCTTTCGCAAGGAAGAGGTCCGCACGCTGCGCCGCAGCGATGGGACGATCACCATCGAAGGTGTCCGCTTCGAGGTGCCCGCGCGCTACTGCGTGCTGCTGCGGCCGACGGTGCGCTTCGCGCGCTGGGACCTGTCGAGCGCCGACCTCGTCGACGCGCGACACGGCACCCACCTGGCGACGCTGCTGCCGCTCGACAAGGCCAAGAACGCGAGCGGCGCTCGCCGTCCGCTCGGTGTGCCTCAGCGTGCCGAGGACCTGGCTCGCGACGCGCGCGGGGCGGGGATCGCGCCGCATCTGCGAGTTC comes from Myxococcales bacterium and encodes:
- a CDS encoding PIN domain-containing protein, coding for MAQALILDSEALNALANPSARASLFERARAILFVARDSGALVRVPAPVLAELYRGPRFDAPLDHLLNSRGILVSDLSRSIARSAGHLLAKSKLSSAHAVDAFVVATALSFHSAVIATGDPTDIRRLAAPFKQIHVFPL
- a CDS encoding DUF4303 domain-containing protein gives rise to the protein MTQDHEQMIEYVAMVIPPKPFDFAALEVQVRRAARQAFKEIASAHPEEQLCAFALYSDDGAMTVCPSINTTQHLAAMQRQHPDEAMYYKFATPEWKYEATGADAAFRAICLNVRTQALAFEGVSKADAKTLAGVSPLRARPAPRGFATFKRALFETCLRVLESLRSDRLFAGVTLVFAVSDTDSSARRELAMIKRLNDKAVVDEFRRWTKTWAQ